In a single window of the Pseudodesulfovibrio profundus genome:
- a CDS encoding YcbK family protein yields the protein MGDLSKNFNRSEFACKGTNCCGHSAAVHPDLVDALQTLRDRIGKPLSITSGFRCNRHNKAVGGAEQSFHTLGMAADVSCPAGVSPEELAVIAEEIPLFCEGGIGVYASWVHLDVRQSGKARWRS from the coding sequence ATGGGTGATCTCAGCAAGAATTTCAACCGTTCGGAATTCGCCTGCAAAGGCACGAACTGTTGCGGCCATTCGGCTGCAGTCCATCCCGACCTGGTCGACGCCCTGCAGACGCTGCGCGACCGCATCGGCAAACCGCTGTCCATCACCAGCGGCTTCCGCTGCAACAGGCACAACAAGGCGGTGGGCGGCGCGGAGCAGAGTTTCCACACGCTGGGCATGGCGGCCGACGTGAGCTGTCCCGCAGGCGTTTCACCCGAGGAACTGGCGGTCATCGCCGAGGAGATTCCACTCTTTTGCGAGGGCGGCATCGGCGTCTACGCCTCCTGGGTCCATCTCGACGTGCGCCAGTCGGGCAAGGCGAGGTGGCGGTCATGA
- a CDS encoding DUF1353 domain-containing protein has product MSAETKSLFSGTALGLSGPLRVEILPNGMTARLTQPFRVRTGAGRIIEVPAGFETDFASVPRLFWRVVPPWGRYSPAAVVHDYLYHTGKVSRLAADRLFLELMAALGVPLWKRQVMYWAVRLGGWLAWDASRKREAEHA; this is encoded by the coding sequence ATGAGCGCCGAAACCAAGTCCCTGTTTTCGGGCACCGCGCTGGGTCTCTCCGGACCTCTTCGGGTGGAGATTCTGCCCAATGGAATGACCGCGAGGCTGACCCAGCCGTTCCGTGTCCGCACCGGCGCTGGCCGCATCATCGAAGTGCCCGCCGGGTTCGAGACCGACTTCGCCTCGGTGCCGCGCCTGTTTTGGCGCGTGGTGCCGCCTTGGGGACGATATTCCCCGGCGGCCGTCGTTCACGACTACCTCTACCACACCGGCAAGGTCTCGCGGCTTGCGGCCGACCGCCTCTTTCTCGAACTGATGGCGGCCCTGGGCGTGCCTCTGTGGAAAAGGCAGGTCATGTATTGGGCGGTTCGCCTGGGCGGCTGGCTGGCCTGGGACGCCAGTCGAAAGCGGGAGGCGGAGCATGCTTGA
- a CDS encoding phage baseplate assembly protein V: MLETRDRQSEERYRNRWYGKYRAFVRDNNDPERLGRVRLEIPAVLGSGRENWSEWAAPCFPYGGNDDTGMFLVPEEGASVWAEFEGGVVQHPIWTGVWLAKSNPGEQPEESERTCANAFCHDCEDKVEHQANRHDDLEHKKYHGHPPYYCPRLKVLLKTETGHTILADDRDGDELLRIIDRAGQILTMEGKVKPEMQSGNALRRGTKDAEKGDQLDIASQIVGSRARIQLTDLCRQQVILEAWQDKEKVHILSCDKGRSRWQKILIDTTKGREKVHIWGLNGTQEILVDSTAAAEQIRLTDKSGQVVRMNAAPGQESISATDKSGSLVFMDGVAGNIIIRSTNTVLINT, translated from the coding sequence ATGCTTGAAACCCGCGACCGTCAATCCGAAGAGCGCTACCGCAACCGCTGGTACGGCAAGTACCGGGCCTTCGTGCGCGACAACAACGACCCCGAACGCCTTGGCCGGGTCCGGCTGGAAATCCCCGCCGTGCTCGGCAGCGGGCGGGAGAACTGGTCCGAATGGGCCGCGCCCTGTTTTCCCTACGGCGGCAACGACGACACCGGCATGTTCCTGGTCCCCGAGGAAGGAGCCTCGGTCTGGGCCGAGTTCGAGGGCGGCGTCGTCCAGCATCCGATCTGGACCGGGGTCTGGCTGGCCAAGAGCAATCCCGGTGAGCAGCCCGAGGAATCGGAGCGCACCTGCGCGAATGCCTTCTGTCATGACTGCGAGGACAAGGTCGAGCATCAGGCCAACAGGCATGACGATCTCGAACACAAGAAGTACCACGGCCATCCGCCGTATTACTGTCCGCGCCTGAAGGTTCTGCTCAAGACCGAAACCGGCCATACCATCCTGGCCGATGACCGCGACGGCGACGAGCTGCTGCGGATCATCGACCGCGCCGGACAGATCCTCACCATGGAAGGGAAGGTGAAGCCGGAGATGCAGAGCGGCAACGCCCTGCGCCGAGGCACGAAGGACGCCGAGAAAGGCGACCAGCTCGACATCGCCTCGCAGATCGTCGGCTCCCGCGCCCGCATCCAGCTCACAGACCTCTGCCGCCAGCAGGTGATCCTCGAAGCCTGGCAGGACAAGGAGAAGGTCCACATCCTTTCCTGCGACAAGGGCCGCTCCCGCTGGCAGAAAATCCTCATCGACACCACTAAGGGCCGGGAGAAGGTTCACATCTGGGGACTCAACGGCACCCAGGAAATCCTCGTCGATTCCACCGCCGCCGCCGAACAGATCCGGCTCACCGACAAGTCCGGTCAGGTGGTGCGCATGAACGCCGCGCCCGGCCAGGAGAGCATCAGCGCCACCGACAAGTCCGGCAGCCTCGTGTTCATGGATGGGGTGGCCGGAAACATCATCATTCGCTCGACAAACACCGTCTTGATCAACACCTGA
- a CDS encoding PAAR domain-containing protein — translation MSSQARLGDISSHGGVIITGASRTLDNGMPVARMGDLHVCPIPGHGVTPIVTGSFDTITEGLPNARIGDITACGAIIVTGSPDTIDN, via the coding sequence ATGAGCTCCCAGGCGCGACTCGGCGACATCAGCAGTCACGGCGGCGTCATCATCACCGGGGCGAGCCGGACGCTGGACAACGGCATGCCTGTGGCCCGCATGGGGGATCTGCACGTCTGTCCCATCCCTGGGCATGGCGTGACGCCCATTGTGACCGGCAGCTTCGACACCATCACCGAAGGATTGCCCAACGCCCGCATCGGCGACATCACCGCCTGCGGAGCCATCATCGTCACCGGCAGTCCCGACACCATCGACAACTGA
- a CDS encoding GPW/gp25 family protein yields MSYDFLGKGLRYPFRFQSVSGGTQISTATSREHEHIRESILQILGTRIGERFMNPEFGSRLKDLVFEQNDEVLKGLLRHYVIDAIKRWEKRVIITEVRFDDRPLNIDGNLLLVHIAYRVIQSQVDGNLVYPFYRENPNNPAPSYPQPEPEPEPPPVRTVRLSPDVRSLFNLLWFDAAEMSPDPDDSFIWPAGEYEVTYIEGAFQDRNGKWIVSDPGDNHGHYLVFEGAPETEAPQAEHALYLAASGLGFDTQSQAEDNAAGTVHRITTLEPGRIGLFYFEGKKESHYLNNTSGQPNPVWQLRGPI; encoded by the coding sequence ATGAGCTATGACTTTCTCGGCAAGGGATTGCGCTACCCGTTCCGGTTTCAGTCGGTATCCGGCGGCACCCAGATTTCGACCGCCACCTCGCGGGAGCACGAGCATATCCGCGAAAGCATCCTGCAGATCCTCGGCACCCGGATCGGCGAACGGTTCATGAATCCGGAGTTCGGCTCCCGGCTGAAGGATCTGGTGTTCGAACAGAACGACGAGGTGCTCAAGGGCCTGCTGCGCCATTACGTGATCGACGCCATCAAGCGCTGGGAAAAGCGGGTGATCATCACGGAGGTGCGCTTCGACGACCGGCCGCTGAACATCGACGGCAATCTGCTACTGGTACATATTGCCTACCGGGTGATCCAGAGCCAGGTTGACGGCAACCTGGTCTATCCCTTCTACAGAGAAAACCCGAACAATCCCGCGCCCAGCTATCCCCAGCCGGAGCCCGAGCCGGAACCGCCGCCGGTGCGCACAGTGCGCCTGTCGCCGGACGTGCGCTCGCTGTTTAATCTGCTCTGGTTCGACGCGGCCGAGATGAGCCCCGATCCGGACGATTCCTTCATCTGGCCAGCGGGAGAATACGAAGTCACCTACATCGAGGGAGCCTTTCAGGACCGCAACGGCAAGTGGATTGTCAGCGATCCGGGTGACAACCACGGCCATTATCTGGTCTTCGAGGGAGCGCCCGAAACCGAAGCGCCCCAGGCCGAGCACGCCCTCTATTTGGCCGCGAGCGGTCTGGGCTTCGACACCCAGAGTCAGGCGGAAGACAACGCCGCTGGCACCGTTCACCGGATCACCACCCTGGAGCCGGGCCGCATCGGTCTGTTCTATTTCGAGGGCAAGAAGGAATCCCACTACCTCAACAACACCTCCGGGCAGCCCAATCCCGTCTGGCAACTGCGCGGCCCGATCTGA
- a CDS encoding baseplate J/gp47 family protein: MGRASIGYINKDYESIRQELLAKIPQLTDRWTDFNHSDLGVVLLDLFCGVGDMLAYYLDAQAAEAFLPTARQRQNVINLCKLIGYRLDSPVASTTTLRFRLSAPLGKDLIIPAGTACRALLSDGEADFETVEDGLIPRGVLSVDIPARQGVRRTETFTSTGLPFQRIRLTGDVIAQGTITVSVGDDAWSEVDHFQDSLADSRHFMADLDALDISTLIFGDGQSGAVPAQGSAIAVSYLQTIGDQGNLGPNRITQLLSPIYLDGGQVSLTVTNPVPATGGASREALEHARRQAPAELRSLWKAVTLEDYQALAEGYPGVAKAKVLDTNACQNIRYYNVQLSIAPNGGGMPSALLKRDLAEFLERRKVITVEINLFDPIYRPVSIDAEVYIWPGEPLENVRSRIEAALSDFFSFDQVSFGQTIHFSDLVALIDGVRGVSHMHLYAPQQDIELRHGEIPVLGSVNLDLRRAG; encoded by the coding sequence ATGGGCCGCGCAAGCATCGGATACATCAACAAGGATTACGAATCGATCCGTCAGGAGCTGCTGGCGAAGATCCCGCAGCTCACCGACCGCTGGACCGATTTCAATCACTCCGATCTCGGTGTCGTCCTGCTCGATCTGTTCTGCGGCGTGGGCGACATGCTGGCCTACTACCTGGACGCCCAGGCGGCGGAGGCTTTCCTGCCCACGGCCCGCCAGCGCCAGAACGTCATCAACCTCTGCAAACTCATCGGCTACCGGCTGGATTCGCCGGTGGCCTCCACCACCACGCTGCGCTTCCGGCTATCCGCCCCGCTCGGCAAGGACCTGATCATTCCGGCGGGGACGGCCTGCCGCGCCTTGCTGAGTGACGGCGAAGCGGATTTCGAGACGGTCGAGGACGGCCTGATCCCGCGAGGCGTGCTCTCGGTGGACATCCCGGCCCGGCAAGGCGTGCGCCGCACCGAGACCTTCACTTCGACGGGACTGCCGTTCCAGCGCATCCGCCTGACCGGCGACGTCATCGCCCAGGGCACCATCACCGTTTCGGTGGGAGACGACGCCTGGAGCGAGGTCGATCACTTCCAGGACAGCCTGGCCGACAGCCGTCATTTCATGGCAGATCTCGACGCCCTCGACATCTCCACCCTGATTTTCGGCGACGGGCAAAGCGGCGCTGTGCCCGCTCAGGGAAGCGCCATCGCTGTCAGCTATCTGCAGACCATCGGGGACCAGGGAAACCTCGGACCGAACCGGATCACTCAACTGCTGAGCCCGATCTACCTTGACGGAGGCCAGGTTTCCCTGACCGTCACCAATCCTGTGCCCGCCACCGGCGGCGCTTCGCGGGAAGCCCTCGAACACGCCCGCCGACAGGCACCGGCGGAGCTGCGCAGTCTCTGGAAAGCCGTCACCCTGGAGGATTACCAGGCGCTCGCCGAAGGTTACCCCGGCGTCGCCAAGGCCAAGGTGCTCGACACCAATGCCTGTCAGAACATCCGCTATTACAACGTCCAACTGTCCATCGCCCCCAATGGCGGCGGAATGCCCTCGGCGCTGCTCAAGCGGGACCTCGCCGAGTTTCTCGAACGCCGCAAGGTCATCACGGTCGAGATTAACCTGTTCGACCCGATCTACCGCCCCGTTTCCATCGACGCCGAGGTCTACATCTGGCCCGGCGAACCGCTGGAAAACGTGCGCAGCCGCATCGAAGCCGCACTTTCCGATTTCTTTTCTTTCGACCAGGTCTCCTTCGGCCAGACCATTCACTTCTCCGACCTGGTCGCCCTGATCGACGGCGTGCGCGGTGTCAGCCACATGCATCTGTACGCGCCGCAGCAGGACATCGAACTGCGCCACGGCGAAATTCCGGTTCTCGGCAGCGTCAACCTCGATCTGCGGAGGGCCGGTTGA
- a CDS encoding phage tail protein — protein sequence MSDWFKDNLLGLLPPLYEHNDEAGDLRTFLSLPAGTLDELKHAIDDFPTIFDVDHCDERFLPLLARLVGLEVDGTCSLDCQRRRVREAVEIYRRKGTIPAIERDFNALGWQGELQETFRSALRLNARSRLSNAKLPGLVFSLGVFRVLCLNQTEGLRDALVFHHPAGTRCFWLQFLLEWIEGGAMLDFGHANAVRRIVLAFLDETFVLGHSYLGSCRHLTNKQKAWELLQLTSTTEMIPEIDWAAVKVSRFHGRQNRMRLNHRTLNDWRLPYTRVGEDRVSFCTPIYTGRDFEGDVLESGFGLGESHLNRKSLTHGETELRYCFRQKDFFFSNQTEPAERVEAKYDLHLPLESRHRLCFQLGRARLNAGLDLTANQGGISNLLLASTAGCDADVTLAVDRIDRWRRRGPVFRLNANTLNTRYLSNANLAGERASLEVYVDTGSLQRHRVETMKLGASPLNTTGLRLSVDRTRPMRISRMRLNQAGFRWSRPSYRWLFRQQDLHAPAQAGFEAATNNYRATQWPT from the coding sequence ATGTCGGATTGGTTCAAGGACAATCTGCTCGGCCTGCTGCCGCCGCTTTACGAGCACAACGACGAGGCCGGAGACCTGCGCACCTTCCTGAGTCTTCCGGCCGGGACGCTGGACGAACTCAAACACGCCATCGACGACTTCCCGACCATCTTCGATGTGGATCATTGCGACGAGCGCTTTCTGCCGCTGCTGGCAAGGCTCGTCGGCCTCGAGGTGGACGGCACCTGCTCGCTAGACTGCCAGCGCCGCCGCGTGCGGGAGGCGGTCGAAATCTATCGCCGCAAGGGGACCATTCCAGCCATCGAGCGCGACTTCAACGCGCTTGGTTGGCAGGGGGAGCTGCAGGAGACCTTCCGCTCGGCTCTGCGCCTCAATGCCCGTTCCAGGCTCAGCAATGCCAAACTGCCCGGGCTGGTGTTCAGCCTCGGGGTGTTTCGCGTGCTGTGTCTCAACCAGACCGAGGGGCTGCGCGACGCCTTGGTGTTTCATCACCCGGCGGGCACGCGCTGTTTCTGGCTCCAGTTTCTGCTCGAATGGATCGAAGGCGGCGCGATGCTCGACTTCGGGCACGCCAATGCCGTTCGTCGGATCGTGCTGGCCTTTCTCGACGAGACCTTCGTGCTTGGCCATTCCTACCTCGGCTCCTGCCGTCACCTGACCAACAAGCAGAAGGCCTGGGAGCTGCTGCAGCTCACCAGCACCACGGAGATGATTCCGGAGATCGACTGGGCCGCCGTTAAGGTTTCTCGTTTTCACGGCCGCCAGAATCGGATGCGTCTGAACCACCGGACCCTCAACGACTGGCGGCTTCCGTACACCCGTGTCGGCGAGGACCGGGTTTCCTTCTGCACGCCCATCTACACCGGCCGCGATTTCGAAGGAGATGTGCTGGAGAGCGGTTTCGGGCTCGGCGAAAGCCATCTCAACCGTAAATCGCTGACCCATGGCGAGACCGAACTGCGCTACTGCTTTCGGCAAAAGGATTTCTTTTTCAGCAACCAGACGGAACCGGCCGAGCGGGTGGAAGCCAAGTACGACCTGCATCTGCCGCTGGAATCTCGTCACCGTCTCTGCTTCCAGCTCGGCCGCGCCAGGCTCAACGCTGGTCTCGACCTCACCGCCAACCAGGGCGGTATCAGCAATCTGCTGCTCGCCTCCACCGCTGGCTGCGACGCGGACGTCACCCTGGCCGTCGACCGGATCGACCGATGGCGGCGGAGAGGGCCTGTGTTCCGGCTCAACGCGAACACCCTGAACACCCGGTATCTGAGCAATGCGAATCTGGCCGGCGAACGGGCCTCGCTTGAAGTCTACGTGGACACGGGCTCTCTCCAGCGCCATCGGGTCGAGACCATGAAGCTGGGCGCGAGCCCGCTCAACACCACCGGTCTGCGCCTCTCCGTGGACCGGACCCGACCCATGCGCATCAGCCGCATGCGCCTCAACCAGGCCGGATTCCGCTGGTCGCGGCCTTCCTACCGCTGGCTGTTCCGTCAGCAGGATCTGCACGCACCGGCGCAGGCCGGGTTCGAGGCCGCCACCAACAACTATCGCGCCACCCAGTGGCCCACCTGA
- a CDS encoding DUF4815 domain-containing protein gives MSISRETFDPTKNYKRIRYHQDRDLLDSELNEQQDIINLERRKIADILFKEGSIIMGLEVSAAANVLTLAPGVVYIDGHLEQVSGATLTYDPATTSGADYVYVELLKYNYGYTQDPALINPATGEPTAEREKWVLSLKATDTSGQTLPNNVAERLVIPIYKFDRESGDVTPTVQEKSNLYLRDLLGTLPGSRITVSSITEDQLSFAAAEGLNSLIQNLAERTFDQAGSYLVRGFDTFIGGVDDDSVEAITNAGRAYIQGFRHQRDLPTSTLVPKSIATKSVRGEQKTFDINKRRYPVNSTPLKETTQVEAIVEITRNVTRGSVGGGEDLLDPNPVVDILEVSQGATIFQEGVDWQQSGNHVDWLGSGNEPAIGTTYTVRWTYTKQMVKGTDYVDSGWFGQPNHPAAGNYFYLVTAYNATGETAFNAAAVIARATAAGEMNKLSWLPVSGATGYRVYRAATNGARTDYKRLMELGSEALSYVDDGVEEIGTASPPATNTAGLTMSPVQLELGNLNVINFGRGSLGDQPVNGSNCSLDYDYYLGRRDIVYATTTEIKRLEGAPADFPKLPIVPENALGLCSIDCPPNSTDMEIRNFGLTRITMDQIHDIIQDVEDLKYNDAQYQMNNELQNRDAQTKKGIYSDDFSNTAQSDIYHAEWDARVNEIARFVAPDRIPHSTVLSVDQAGSNASFFGSLALLPGNETVLVEQNDWSEERNINPYAVFDKPPAMLQITPNLGRRGQTGIAVTGINFTPSKSGIVLRCDGQVMASNLISDEAGRVSASFTIPTNARNGNRIVEMADGVYSARASLQINDPLVITRIERIIENRIIRVPVVQVVWRTQTIFVPRDPLAQTFSFTQNQVISSIGLQFTARDPSIPVTVQIRGVTTGLPNGVVFAEKVLAPNEISLSGETRIRFDDPFYAEANTSYAVVLLTNSTNYKVRTATLGKMGRWGIITQQTYMEGVLLESSNAETWTPLNGSDLAMKIYGYNFQSEGMIRFQPITGVQFSDINLDEYSAIPQGTGLDWEYSTDGGVTWDAMVPAEEERLPNLATRVQIRVRLSSSLSNDTPAINFRDVNLVGYLNKTTGAYLTRENELTQGVESTKAYVQMQIPSGTTLQWFASNDGGLTWEAMTIQDTRPIDENWTEYTLVRTFTDNTGNKVRYKAEMTGTPLIYPRIHSLGATLS, from the coding sequence ATGAGCATCTCACGCGAGACATTCGACCCGACCAAGAACTACAAGCGCATCCGCTACCATCAGGATCGCGACCTGCTGGATTCCGAACTCAACGAACAACAGGACATCATCAACCTGGAGCGGCGCAAGATCGCCGACATCCTGTTCAAGGAAGGCTCCATCATCATGGGCCTGGAGGTCAGCGCGGCCGCCAACGTCCTGACCCTGGCCCCGGGCGTGGTCTACATCGACGGCCATCTGGAACAGGTGAGCGGCGCGACCCTGACCTATGACCCGGCCACCACCAGCGGGGCCGATTACGTTTACGTGGAGCTGCTGAAGTACAACTACGGCTACACCCAGGACCCGGCCCTGATCAATCCGGCCACCGGCGAGCCCACCGCCGAGCGGGAAAAATGGGTTCTCTCCCTCAAGGCGACGGACACCAGCGGCCAGACGCTGCCCAACAACGTGGCCGAGCGCCTGGTGATCCCGATCTACAAGTTCGACCGCGAGAGCGGCGACGTCACGCCCACGGTGCAGGAGAAGTCCAACCTCTACCTACGGGATCTGCTGGGCACACTGCCGGGCAGCCGGATCACCGTCTCCTCGATCACCGAGGACCAGCTCTCATTCGCCGCCGCCGAGGGTCTCAACTCACTGATTCAGAACCTGGCCGAGCGCACCTTCGACCAGGCCGGAAGCTACCTGGTGCGGGGCTTCGACACCTTCATCGGTGGCGTCGACGACGACAGCGTGGAGGCGATCACCAACGCCGGACGCGCCTACATCCAGGGCTTCCGGCATCAGCGCGATCTGCCCACCTCGACCCTGGTGCCCAAATCCATCGCCACCAAGTCGGTGCGCGGCGAGCAGAAGACCTTCGATATCAACAAGCGCCGCTATCCGGTCAACTCCACGCCGCTCAAGGAGACGACCCAGGTGGAAGCCATCGTCGAGATTACCCGCAACGTCACTCGCGGCTCGGTGGGCGGCGGCGAAGACCTGCTCGACCCCAATCCCGTCGTGGACATCCTCGAGGTCAGCCAGGGAGCGACCATCTTCCAGGAGGGCGTGGACTGGCAGCAGTCGGGCAACCATGTCGACTGGCTCGGCTCCGGTAATGAACCAGCCATCGGCACCACCTACACGGTGCGCTGGACCTACACCAAGCAGATGGTCAAGGGCACCGACTACGTGGACAGCGGCTGGTTCGGACAGCCCAACCATCCGGCGGCCGGAAACTATTTCTATCTGGTGACCGCCTACAACGCCACGGGCGAGACGGCCTTCAACGCCGCTGCGGTCATTGCCCGGGCCACCGCCGCCGGTGAGATGAACAAGCTCTCGTGGCTGCCGGTCAGCGGCGCGACCGGCTATCGCGTCTACCGGGCCGCCACCAACGGCGCACGTACCGACTACAAGCGACTGATGGAACTGGGCAGCGAGGCGCTCTCCTATGTCGACGACGGTGTCGAGGAGATCGGCACCGCTTCGCCTCCGGCCACCAACACGGCCGGACTCACCATGTCGCCGGTGCAGCTCGAGCTGGGCAACCTCAACGTGATCAACTTCGGGCGCGGCAGCCTCGGCGACCAGCCGGTGAACGGCTCCAACTGCAGTCTGGACTACGACTATTACCTCGGCCGTCGCGACATCGTTTACGCCACCACCACCGAGATCAAGCGGCTGGAAGGGGCTCCGGCCGATTTTCCGAAGCTGCCCATCGTGCCGGAAAACGCCCTGGGGCTGTGCAGCATCGACTGCCCGCCAAACTCCACCGACATGGAGATCCGCAACTTCGGCCTGACTCGCATCACCATGGACCAGATCCACGACATCATCCAGGACGTCGAGGACCTGAAGTACAACGACGCCCAGTACCAGATGAACAACGAGCTGCAGAACCGGGACGCCCAGACCAAGAAAGGCATCTACTCGGACGACTTCTCGAACACCGCCCAGTCGGACATCTACCACGCCGAATGGGATGCCCGGGTCAACGAGATCGCCCGTTTCGTCGCGCCGGACCGCATTCCGCACTCCACGGTGCTCTCGGTCGATCAGGCGGGCAGCAACGCCAGCTTCTTCGGCAGCCTGGCGCTGTTGCCGGGCAACGAGACCGTGCTGGTGGAGCAGAACGACTGGTCCGAGGAGCGCAACATCAACCCCTACGCGGTGTTTGACAAGCCCCCGGCCATGCTGCAGATCACGCCCAACCTCGGGCGGCGCGGCCAGACCGGCATCGCCGTCACCGGCATCAACTTCACCCCGAGCAAGTCCGGCATCGTGCTGCGCTGCGACGGCCAGGTGATGGCCAGCAACCTGATCAGCGACGAGGCCGGTCGGGTCAGCGCCTCCTTCACCATCCCGACCAACGCCCGCAACGGCAACCGCATCGTGGAGATGGCCGACGGCGTCTACTCGGCTCGGGCCAGCCTGCAGATCAACGATCCGCTGGTCATCACCCGCATCGAGCGCATCATCGAGAACCGCATCATCCGCGTGCCCGTGGTGCAGGTGGTCTGGCGCACCCAGACCATCTTCGTGCCCCGTGACCCGCTGGCCCAGACCTTCAGCTTCACCCAAAACCAGGTGATCTCCAGCATCGGATTGCAGTTTACCGCCAGGGACCCGAGTATCCCGGTTACGGTGCAGATTCGCGGCGTCACCACCGGTCTGCCCAACGGCGTGGTGTTCGCCGAGAAGGTGCTGGCCCCGAACGAGATCAGCCTGAGCGGCGAGACCCGCATTCGCTTCGACGACCCGTTCTACGCCGAGGCCAACACCAGCTATGCCGTGGTGCTGCTGACCAACAGCACTAATTACAAGGTCCGCACCGCCACCCTCGGCAAGATGGGCCGCTGGGGCATCATCACCCAGCAGACCTACATGGAAGGCGTGCTGCTGGAGAGCTCCAACGCCGAAACCTGGACGCCGCTCAACGGCTCCGACCTGGCGATGAAGATCTACGGCTACAACTTTCAGTCCGAAGGGATGATTCGCTTCCAGCCGATCACCGGCGTGCAGTTCTCCGACATCAACCTCGACGAATACTCGGCCATCCCGCAGGGCACCGGCCTCGACTGGGAATACTCCACCGACGGCGGCGTGACCTGGGACGCCATGGTTCCCGCCGAGGAGGAACGGCTGCCTAACCTCGCGACCCGGGTCCAGATCCGCGTGCGTCTGAGCAGCTCGCTTTCCAACGACACTCCAGCCATCAACTTCCGCGACGTCAACCTGGTGGGCTACCTCAACAAGACCACCGGGGCCTACCTGACCCGCGAGAACGAGCTGACCCAGGGAGTGGAATCGACCAAGGCCTATGTGCAGATGCAAATCCCCAGCGGCACCACCCTGCAATGGTTCGCCAGTAACGACGGCGGCCTGACCTGGGAGGCGATGACCATCCAGGACACCCGGCCCATCGACGAGAACTGGACCGAGTACACCCTGGTGCGCACCTTCACCGACAACACCGGCAACAAGGTCCGCTACAAGGCCGAGATGACCGGCACGCCGCTGATCTACCCGCGCATCCATTCGCTGGGCGCGACCCTGAGCTAA
- a CDS encoding VrlD, with the protein MIVRRKGGLTEFIPTPQEKRDGLIRDHALGLLENLHQRLARLERASKLPADEAEAFTALLARMRADESRNLELHASLITSDTASG; encoded by the coding sequence ATGATCGTTCGACGCAAAGGCGGCCTGACCGAGTTCATCCCCACGCCGCAGGAGAAGCGCGACGGCCTGATCCGCGACCACGCCCTGGGACTGCTGGAGAATCTGCACCAGCGCCTGGCGCGGCTGGAACGGGCATCAAAGCTCCCGGCCGACGAAGCCGAGGCCTTCACGGCGCTGCTGGCGCGGATGCGAGCCGACGAGTCGCGCAACCTCGAACTGCACGCCAGTCTGATCACCTCTGATACCGCCTCCGGCTGA
- a CDS encoding amidoligase family protein gives MNLKEIHYGIEIETVKRTREQIAWAIHSVVGGTVRHVGIPSSYDPWEVEDLRGRVWKVVGDASLTSVPAHLRAEVVSPVLGYDDIPQLQEVVRAIRRAGGKINSQCGIHIHIDAAPFDGRHLGNLAKIIYKQEPLILHALGISRDRLNRYTRPVSDELIQRIEQHRPRTKDQLNRIWYGYHNRQPQHYDNSRYHGVNLHNVWYRGTVEFRWFEATLHAGRIKAYLQFCLAVAAKALNGRAASSRKRDFDPQSAKYDFRVFLLHLGLIGDEFKTARKHLMANMPGDAAFKNGRPKPEDVLPDETTTTLTNEAGQVPGLTV, from the coding sequence ATGAACCTGAAAGAGATCCACTACGGGATCGAGATCGAGACCGTAAAACGCACCCGGGAACAGATCGCCTGGGCCATCCACTCGGTGGTGGGCGGCACGGTCCGCCATGTCGGCATCCCCAGCAGCTATGACCCATGGGAGGTCGAGGACCTGCGCGGCCGCGTCTGGAAGGTGGTGGGGGACGCCTCCCTGACCAGCGTCCCGGCCCATCTGCGGGCCGAGGTGGTCAGCCCGGTGCTCGGCTACGACGACATCCCGCAACTGCAGGAGGTGGTCCGGGCCATCCGCCGCGCCGGAGGCAAGATCAACAGCCAGTGCGGCATTCACATCCATATCGACGCCGCGCCCTTCGACGGCAGACACCTGGGTAACCTGGCCAAGATCATCTACAAGCAGGAGCCGCTGATCCTCCACGCCCTCGGCATCAGCCGCGACCGTCTCAACCGCTACACCCGGCCGGTCAGCGACGAGCTGATCCAGCGCATCGAACAGCATCGCCCCCGCACCAAGGACCAGCTCAACCGCATCTGGTACGGCTACCACAACCGCCAGCCCCAGCACTACGACAACAGCCGCTACCACGGGGTCAACCTGCACAACGTCTGGTACCGGGGCACGGTGGAGTTCCGCTGGTTCGAGGCGACCCTCCACGCAGGGCGGATCAAGGCCTACCTGCAATTCTGCCTCGCCGTCGCCGCCAAGGCGCTCAATGGCCGGGCTGCCTCCAGCCGCAAGCGGGATTTCGATCCCCAGAGCGCCAAGTACGACTTCCGGGTCTTCCTGCTCCACCTCGGCCTGATCGGCGACGAGTTCAAGACCGCCCGCAAGCATCTGATGGCCAACATGCCGGGCGACGCCGCCTTCAAGAACGGACGGCCCAAACCGGAGGACGTCCTCCCGGACGAAACAACCACCACTCTCACCAACGAGGCCGGGCAAGTTCCCGGCCTCACTGTTTAA